TTAAGGGAAGGCGGGGGAAGGATCTGCCGGGGGTTTTACGGCTGCAAGGACCCGCGCCGTATCCAGGCAGACACGGGCGAGGGCGGGGGCGGACCGAGCCGTCAGGGATTCCGCTATCCTGACGAACTGGGTGCCGAGTTCCGGGAGGGAATGAAGTACGATGTCACGCTCGAGATTCAGGAGACGGAGGAGGTTGTCACAATATAGGATGCAGGTTTCGATGTCGGCCTTTTCAAGGGCGATCCTCGAAAGATATACGTATGGTTCCACCAGGTCGGGGTCGATGTGGGTCATCTCAATGAAGGCATCAAAGGCCCTGGATAAATCGCCCCCGTAATACTCTGAAAGGCCGAGGACCCGGTAAGCCGGGAGGAGAAGGTCACCCCCCTCCTCGATGTATCCAAGGGCGATCCGCCGGGCCTTTTCAAACTTTCCCATTTCCACGAGGCATAATCCCAGGTTGATCCGCGCCTCAGGATCATGAGGATCGCGGTCCAGGACCTGCTGAAACAGGGAAGCGGCGATCTCCGGGTGGCCCCATTCGAGGTAGGCAGGGGCCAGGGCGAGAAGGAGCCCTCTGTCGGGGGTGGTCTGCACAAGGAACTTTTCCAGGGCCGACCTTTGTTTTCTCCGTTGTCCGGATCTTTCAAGGAGGTGTCCGAGTTCCAGGAACTGTTCGGTGTTTCCCGGATCAAGCTCCAGGACCTTCCAGTATTCCTTTTCTGCCTCGCCCGGCATGTTCTTGGTCCAAAAGACCCGGGCAAGCTCAAGGTGAAAATGCAGCTCGGAACCACAAAGATCCCGGCTCCTTTGAAAATGATCTTCCGCCTCGGCCGGACTTCCAGCAGAGAGGGCCATCACCCCGGACCACAAATTGACAAGCCATAGGGCCCCGAAGGAATTGTGGACGATCTCACCGAATCTGGAAGGGTCGGTCTCGATCTCCTTGTGGATCGCCAGGTATGCGTCCCGGTGTTTTCGGAAGAGGGCGGAGTCGTCCTTCTTCATGTAGATTCCTGAAAGGATGAAGTGGGAATCAAGATGGTCCGGGAAAAAGGAGATGGCCTTCAGGCAATGGCCCTCTGCCTTTTCATCCTCGCCCAGATTGTGGCGGGAGGCCGCAGCGATATACAGACTCCAGAGGTAGTTGTGAGGGACCATGCGTTTTTTTTCAAAGAGATCTATCGCCTTTTCCGCGGATTCGGCCGCAGGGCGGTACATCCTCTCAGCGAGGTAGGAGGCGGCCAGGAAGTGGTGGGGCCTGGGATTTTCGGGATCCTCTTCAATATCGCGCTTCAAGAGTTCGGTAGTGCGCTCGAATTTGTGCCGATCCACCTCTTTCCCGAGATTATAGCCGTGGTGAAAGAGACGAATTTCAAGAAACAGGGATTTTTCAATGCCTTCCAGGTAATTGTGGACCCTCCCCTTATAACGGATATGTGGTCGGTTTCGTATGAACCGCACCGAATTGGCATGAATGAGGCCCGATGGGCTGGGGCACTCGACCCGAACCAGAGCACTGTCGATATCTTCACCTACGTCAAGGGCCTGGTGCAGGGAGAGCCCCTTGAGGGGCAGCAACTCCTCGTCTGCGTCGATGATGAAGAGCCAGTCCCCCGTCGCATAGTCCAGGGACTGGTTCCGGTGCTTGCTGAAGTGGTGCTCCCAGGGATGATGATAGACCCTTGCCCCGAAGGATTCGGCGATGGACACCGTGCCGTCCGTTGAACCCGTGTCCACCACCACGATTTCATCCACGTGGCTTCGAATGCTCTTGAGACAGTTGGGAAGGAGCTTTTCCTCGTTTTTCACGATCATACATGCGGAAATTTTCAAAGGTTGAGACATGGCATTGGTCCTTTCAGGATCCTGTATCTTGCAAGAGTTCTGTGAAGGCCAGGCGAATTCTTTCCCTTGGTATGGCCATCAGGCAGGGGCTGAAAGATGTGCCTTTTAAACGTGATTCCGGGCATCCTTCCAAGGACTTGACGATTCCGCAAGGGGAGCGGCAAGTGGAACCCGAATAGGCCGCCCTCAGGGGCTTCACCCTTTTATAATAACGAATCCAGAGTTCGTCCCTGGTCGGTCCGAAAAGCACGAGGCTGGGTTTGCCAAGGGCCTCGGCCAGGTGGTAGGCGGCCGTATCTGTGGTTACAACTGCATCACAAAGAGCGATGACCGAGAGGTAGTCATCAAGGGACCGCATCATGGCCGTCAGGTCCAAGACCTTATCACCGTATGGCCGGAGGAGTTCCCGGGTGCGAGCCTCCAGGGCCTTTTGCTGGGCCACGACAAATCCGACCTCCTTAAAGGTTTCGACGAGAAAGAGGAGCTTTTCAGGGGGAAACTCCCTCAAGGCGTTGCTGGCCGTCCAGTTCAACAAGACCCGGGGTCTCGAAGGGTCTTCGGCCTGCTCAAAGGTCTTTGAAATCCCCGGGGAGCGGGAGGGATCCCAGGAGATCCGGGGGGCCTTGTCTTTGATCCGGGTGTAATCAATGGAAAGGAAATCCAGGAAATAGTCCGTCATGTGGAGACGGGTGAACTTGTTGAGATCATCCCTTTCAGAAAAATCGATCAGGTAATCGACCTGGAGCAGTATGTCGAGGCGCAGGGGCAAGGACAGGAGCCTGTCGATATCCCGGTTGTCTGTGAATATGGGGTGTTTCTCCTTCTGGGTGGAAAGCCAGATCTTGGAGCCCCGGGGAAAGCACCGGCGAAAGATGCGAAGAGCGGGAAGGAACAGGACGTGGTCCCCGATACCGCCGTTTCGAAGGATCAGGACGTTTCCGGGTCGGTCGATGTCGGAAACGGTGTTCACCATGCGGGGAAATCCTTTACATCGGCCCCTGTCAAAGGAAAGGTTCAGAAGAACGTCCGGGTGTCTTTTGAAGAGTTCCGATGCCGAGAAATTGTCGGTCACCAGGATGTCTTCGATATTTTGGAGGCGTGGGTCCAGGGGTTTCAACTCGTATTCCTGACCAAAGATGTTGGCCCTGGCTGATTTGTTGACACACAGGAAACGCATCTAGCGATCCCCCGTGAGCAGGTAGTGAAACTCCTCTGCGGCCTTTCGCCACGTGTATCCTTCCATGGATTGGGCGGCCTTCCGACCGATCTTTTTAAGGTCGTCCCGGTGGTGGTAGGCCCATTCCAACTTTTCCACGATCTCCTCCAGTGACGGGTCGTCCCATTGTTCGATCACCCGCCCCTCCCGGTCCTTCATTGTGAAGGCCTTCAAGGTCGTGATGGGCAAAGAGTTGTCCGTAGTGATGATGTCCCGGTGGCCGGAAGACATGGAGGCGATGGCCGCTCCCCCGCATGCCATGTATTCCATGAGGACGAGGTTGGTGCCGCCCTCGCACCTGTTTGGAAAGAGCCCGCAATCCGTGTTGCTGTAAATCTCGGGCATCCGGGCGTGGGGGAGGGGCGGGAGGGTCAGTACCTTTTGAGGGTCGATCCCGTTGACCTCCATCAGCCGCGAAACGGCATGGAAATAGCCCCCTTTGGGCATGTAAAAGGTAATGTAAGGGGAAAAACGCATGGTCATGAGGGAGGCGTCCCAGAGGTTGAACCAGGAGTTCACGAGTAGTACGTCTTCGTGTCTGTCCTGGAGCACCTTGAAGGCCCTGATGACGAGGTCCTGCCCCTTCCTCAATTCCAGTTTTCCTCCGGAAAAGACGACGAACTTGTCCCTGTGATCAGTCCGTTCACGGGATTCGTGCCGAAACAGGGCGGGATCTACTCCCTGGATGACTGTGGCGGTATTGCGGACCCCCTGATTTTCGAGCACTTCCCTGCACCAGGTGGAGCCGGCCGCCACTACGTCGTAATAATCATTGGCCCAGGCCACTTGATCCGGGTCCAGGAAGGGGGTCTCAAAAAAGGTGTAGCCGATGACCCGGGGCGCCTTGACCTTCATGTAGAGTGGCCGGAGGGTTTTACCCTCGATGGCCTGGAGGACCGGGTGATCGAGGCAACGGGTTTCAGACAGGTCGCGGCAGGCGGGCAGATCATCCACCGGCCTCCAAAGGGAAGAAAGTCGCTCGTATTGCGAGGAGTCGCCGATATCCTCGAGGGTGAAAGGATCAGTAATATAGGTTACGCGGACCAGATCCGCGAGGTTCAGGGTCAGGTGGATCCCGCAGACCCCCCAGCCGAAATTGACACCTCGCGGCATGCTGATGTAGATGGGCGGATCATCCATGGGAATAACCGTACATCCGGGTGATCTCTCTAATCATTGCTTGGAGAAGGATCCCGGGTTGGATGCTTTCGTGATAGAAGGCCCGGCATCTTGGGTATCCTAAAGGACAGGTATCCCCGGTGCTGAAGCATGGAGCACACTCGATCTTGCTGGCCCGGGAAAAGACAGCCGGGTAATGGTCGAAGTAGTCTTCTCCGGTGGTGGAGAGCAGCACTATCGTTTTTTTCCCAAGTATACCAGAGAGGTGGGCCACGAAGGAATCGACTCCCAACACGAGATCCATTTGATCGAGGAGGGCCGCCAGTTCCGGGATCCGGGTTCGTCCGGTAAGGTCGTGCAGGAGTTCGGTCCCCGGCTCGATTTCATCGCTCAAGGGCCTGGTCCCGAAAAAGAAAAGTTCAAAACCCAGGTCCAGCAGGGAATCAACGAGAAGGGCCTGGAGTTCCTCCGGGTAACTCTTAACCGCTCCGTTGGAATCAAAGTTGATCCCGACGCGGATCCTTTTGGACTGGGGGAGTTCCAAGCGTTTCGAGGTCTCCCGGGGGACCCTGAACCCGATCCCGTCCATTTGAAGGGGCAGACCAAAGGCCCTGCAAAGGATCTTCAGGGGTGATTCCTCGAGGAGTGCGCGTGGATTTGCGGCAAAGGCCGCGAGTTCTCTCAGCAGGTAGTCGTAGGACTCCACCTCTTCGAGGAGTGGAGGATAAGAAAGGCAGTCTCCCTCCAACCCCATGGGTTTAAGGATGTAGGCGTGTTTCTCCGGGTCCCCGCATACATCGAAGTTCACCCCGAAGCGCCGCATCATGAGGGCAAGAAAAATTCCTACCGTGATGGTGTCGCCGTAACCCCCTGAGTGGAGCAGCAGGATGCGTGATCCCGGCCTGAGATCCCTCGTTGCCTCCGGGGAGAAGTCCTGGACTCTCGGTTCCCCTTCCAGGATGACACCTGCACCCATTGCCGCTACATCCTTGGCGAATTTCCCGAAGGTATAATAATCCTTCCCCTTTTCGAGGCGACCTTCACCGAAAACGGTCGTTGAAAAGGCGAAGTCCTTAGTGGCGTGAAGAATTCTCATTCCTGTCCGGTCCCCGGGGACAAGGGCCCCGGAGAGTTTCATCTCTTTTTTCGGGATTTCAGGCCCCGGTTGACTTGAACAGGGTTTCCAGGAGATAGCGACACCTGTGCTCGTAGGTATGATCTGCGGAAACACACCGGAAGAGGGCCGCCGCTGTTTGATTTCTCTCGTTGTGGTGTTCGAGATAGAATCTGATTTTTTCCTCCAGCTCTTCGACTGATCCGTAGGTGATCTCATCCGCCTCAGTGAATACCGAGGTCAACTCATGGCTTCCCCGGGTCAAGAGAAGCCCGCCGGCGGCCCCTGCGTCGAAGAAACGGTTGTCGATGGAATCTATACTCTGGAAGGGCGGAATATCCAGGTTCACGACGGTAGAGCGGTAGATGTCCGGGAGTTCTTCAAAGTAGTCCACCGGAGGATGAAAGGTCACGTGGGAGGCCTCCCATCTGAGGTCCCCGAAGTAATGGAGCGGGAAATTGTGGAGACAATTGAGCAGGACATACCGGTACCTTCCAAGGCCCTCTGCATAGAGGGGGAAGATAATTTCCCGGTGGAGTAAAGGATCCGTCCAGGAGAGGCGTGGTTTCGTTGCTCCGGAACCAGGGGGGTTTTTCAGGAAATCATTAAGGAGACCGAAGAGGTCGGATCCGGGGGATCGCATCTTCATGAGCATGAGTTCATCAATGACGGGGTTGAAGGGATTGCGGCTTTCCAAGCGTTCCCGTCTCATCTGTACAAAGTCCGGTATGTGCCCTACGAAGGCCACTTCCCGCTCGAAGACAGGGGGGGTGAGAGCAGGATCCCATGCCGGGTCCTTGATACGGGCCGCATGGCGGATCGGATGACAGTTCTTGAATAGCTCCCGGAGCTTGTCGAGGTACCAGGAGTCCCATACGAAGAAATGGTAGTAATCCGGATGGGACCGAATCTCTTGAATCAATTCATTGTCAAGTCCGAAGAAAGGGTTCTCGAAGCAGAGAAGCACCAAGGGGATGCCGTGTTTTCGAAAAAAATACCCTCCTCCTATCTTGGGCATTGCGGAAAAGCCGTAACAGAGGGCAAGATCGGCATTGAAGTCCACGAAACGCACGGCCAGTTTGCGGACCTCTTCAGGTGTGGCCTCCCCTGCGTCGTGGCTGAGGGTGAAGACCCTGTGGCCGAGCCTTTCAAGGGCCTCCTTGTATGCCTCAAGGATCCGGATGGTTACATCCGCCCTGGGACGGTGCTTATAGATGCAGATATTCATCTCGGCTCCTCATCATCGTTTCAGGAAACCGCCCCAAGGATCGGATCATGGGAGTCGGCCCGGGGTGTCACGCCCAGGGAAAGGAAGAAGTCTCTCAGGCTTTCTCCTTCCTTCTCGAGATCCCGGAAACGGGAGGCCGTTTCTATCCCGTTTTTCAACATCGCGTCATAAGCCCCTTCATCCCTTTCAAGATCGCTCAACAGGGATTCCAGGGCCTTCCCCAGTTTGGGAAGGTTTCCGTTTTCAACCAGAATGCAGTTCCGGTTTCTTCCGGATCCCACCATATAATCATTTCCCCCGATACCGGAAAAACCCAATACCAGACATCCGGAGGCCATAGCCTCAAGGATGGAGGTGGGCATACCTTCCTGGGTGGAGGCTGCCAGGAAGATCCTGGATTCAACCAGGTGCCTGGCGTATTCTTCTTCTTCCATATCCTCCAGGCGGATCCAATCGTACTTTCCGGCGATTTCCTCCCTTTTCGAGAAGATGGAATTCAGGATCGCTCCGGGTAAGTCCTTGCGCGCCGTGTAGCAGATCCTGTTCTTCTTGCGCTTGGGATCATAGTGATACCGTGTGGTGTCGACGTAGTTTCCGATCAGCGTGACTTTCAACCCCATGCTCCATTCCAGGAAATCCTTGATGAGGGGAGAGGGGGTGATCGCCCGGGTGATCCCGTAGTCCTTCCAGTCCTCTCCCATGGGTAGATTAATGTAGATATAGGCCCAGTTGAGGGCAATGGCGATGCGGAGGCATGGAAGGTCTTTGGTCTGCTTCATAAGAGCAGCCATCCCCTCCGGAAAGACAAGGACGTCCTCCCTTTGGACTTTGGGGGAATCCTCCAGCCAGAGGACGGGTACTTTATAGCCGTGCCAGGAAAGGACAAAGCCCCTCTTCCGGTGAAGGATCGCAGCGTTGAAGCCGAGCCGGTTCAAATGGAAGACGTGCCTGTAGAGCCGCCTCGTTCCCGCAGAGGGAGGGGCGAAGTCCGGGCAAAGGTAATAGATGGTTCCGGTCATGGAATCCTGCATTCCCTCAAACGAGGCCTGATCGTGTCAAGGGCCTTCTCCAATTCCCTGAAAAAGAAGGCATAAGCTTTTAATTCTTCCTGGCTGCACCCCGGTGATGCCTTTGCGTCTCCATGCTTGCCTTTATCATGTATGGACTCGAAGAGGAGGAGGTCTGTAAGGAAGTCTCCCAGGATGTCAAAGGTGTTCCTTTCAAGAACCCGGTTTCGAAGTTCCTGAAGCGATCTCAAGACCCCTCCGCGAATCGGGCCGCGTATCAAATCGATGGCCTGCCTGACAATCCTCTCCGTAAATTCCATTTCCCTGTTCATCCATTCGAGCCCGTCCCTCAATCCTTGCCTCCCTCGGGTCCTGTTCTTTGAGAAGACCAGGCGGAGGCTGTCGTATACATCAACGGAATCCGGCGCAAGGAATTCGTTCAAGGCCTCCCCCATGGTCATGACCCTTGTGCCCCTGATAAGGGCTCCGCCTTCGGTGGCGTCGATGCATTGTGCGTCGGTCCTTGAAATTTCTCTTTCAAGGAGGCGCAACATGAAAATAAAATGATTGAATGTCTTTACGCGGCCGCCGTGAACATCCTCGATTTCGATGAGATCCCATCCCGTCAAATCCGGGGCCCATGTTCTGGCCGATCCCGTAACGTGGTGCCTGCCTTCAGGAAAGGAGAAGTCGAAACCGGCCAGGATGATGGGATCGCAGCCGAGGTGCCTTGCCGCCACGAAGGCAAGGTGTGAGACCGTGGACATCCGGGGAAAATCCGGAAGATCACCAAGGAGTCCGACAAGCCAGTTTGAAAAGGTGTTTTGGGCATTTACAAAAAACCTGGGTCCCTTAAATTTTTTTATCACGTCCGGGAACGCCTCAGGGGCGAAGACCAGGGATACCTTTTCCAACTCAACGGGGCTCAATCCCTCGACCTTTCGAATATTAGAAGGAAGGATGTCAAGGGTCGCAGCCACGTGGGGAACAACGCCGGCCTTGAAAAGGGAGCGAAGGGCCGCGTCCACGCATATAACAACCGACCCGTTTACCGCTTCCTTTAAAAGACTTATGTTCTTGTCCAGGGAAGGGCCCGCGGAGACGACAACGGCGGGAATTTTGGGAAAAAGCCCTTGCAGGCTCTTTGCAGAAGCAGCCTGGAGCAATGCGCCGATATTGTTGAAAAGGTTTTCCAGCCTTGCCGGGATCTGCTCCTTGAAGGAGACTATGGAGGCTTTGATATCCCCTGCGTAAGCGTCCACTCCCGCCTCGATGTCCCTGTAATAACCGGGGGATATGGTTGTTGCCGGTGTGTAGACAAGTTTTTTGAGCGCCCCGGATATGACCTTAGGTAGAATTTCTCTCAGGCTTTCCGGGAAGGCCGTCGAATCCATCCCCGTGCAGAACCGGATCCTCGTATCTTCAATGACATCTCGAAGATCGAGATGAGTGAATGACAGCTTGAGAACGCCTGGATCATGGCAGACTATGAAAAGATCATGTCCTGGGGACATCCTGGCGCGGATTTCCCGGGGGAGGTAACCTAACCCCATACCCAAGAGCACCGTGGCCTCCGTCCCCGGGAAAGCCTTTCCCCCGAGCAGGGTGAGGACCTCCCTTTCAGGGTCCTTTGGGCTGTTGATAAAATGGCCCTTTCCGTTGCCGTTCACGTAGAAAAGGGTAGGGGCGCCCGATACCGACGGAAACACCTTCATTTCCGGAGGTGGATCAGCTTCCCTGACAAGCCTTGCCAGGACGGGGTCCCGCTTGCCTAAAACGTCGAGGTTTCTCTCAAGGTAATCCACTTGTTTTTCCCAGGGGTCAAGGGGTTTCATGAGCCTTTTCAGGGTCAAAATCCGGCTGCAGGAAATCGAAGTTATTGAGCTTGTCGAGCCACCATTCCCTGGCCTCCAGATTGGGCTCCTTTACGTTTTTCAACCACTGGATCCACTCCACATAATCGTCCGCAGTGCGGCACTGGGTGACCTTTTCGAATCTGCAGCTATGGGCGGCATACCTCCCCTTGAGGAGCATGATGGTCTGGATGTTGGGAGTGCCGTCGGAAATCCAGGGACGCAGGGTTCCCTTGCACCTATCCATGAGATCTTCAAGGGTTTCTTCTGAAACAAAACCATGGAAAAGCAGATTTTCCATCCCGGGCCGGTTGAATCTGTCGGGGTCTTCATCCCCGACGATATGGAAAATGACGTCAGGACACCTGGCGGCGATTTCGAAAAAAAGGTCGGCCTGTATGAAGTCGTCGATCCCTCTTCTCCAGAAGACCAGCAGCATGGTCTCCCCGTCCGGAAAAGGGGTTACCCAGTATGCGCGGGGGTCCCCGTTAAGCATCGGGCGAACGACGGCCTTCAACCCAAGTTCCCTGAGGATCGCTTGCTGGCGTTCGGATTGGCAAACATGAAGGGCCTCCACTTTTTCAAGGATCTCGATCCTGGCTTGATTCCCCTTGAGCTTTAGGGCGTCGCTTCCGCGCCAGTTTAGGATTTTCCTGCCCTGGTGGGCGAGAACCTGGAGAAAATCCTGATCAAAGTACAGTCCGAAGAACCAGACGGGTTCCCGGCTGTGAAGGGAGGGCACATAGTGCTCCAGACCCAACATCTTCCTGACCTTTTCGGCATGGTGGATCACACCCGGAGAGGTGTAGAATTTCCATGGAACACCGGTTTCACGAAAGGGGGCGCCATCTGAAGAGAGTTCCCATGGGTTTTCATTTTCTCGGAATCCGCAAGGAACCGACCCCCCGGGCCCTTCATGCTTGTTTTCCGGACAAATCCCCCGTTCTTCTATTAGAGGGGCGGTTCCCTCCCTGCAAGATTGCTGAACCAGGATAAGGTTGTCGATCGCATCCTGGTAAAAGGGATCGACCCGGAGGGCCTGGAGGAAGTATTTTCGGGCCTTGTCAAAGTCTTGCCTGTGATGGGCGATGACCCCCAGGTTGTTCAAGCCATCCTTGTTTTTGGGATCCTCTTTGAGGATGGAGAGAAAAACC
This genomic interval from Deltaproteobacteria bacterium contains the following:
- a CDS encoding glycosyltransferase, with the protein product MSQPLKISACMIVKNEEKLLPNCLKSIRSHVDEIVVVDTGSTDGTVSIAESFGARVYHHPWEHHFSKHRNQSLDYATGDWLFIIDADEELLPLKGLSLHQALDVGEDIDSALVRVECPSPSGLIHANSVRFIRNRPHIRYKGRVHNYLEGIEKSLFLEIRLFHHGYNLGKEVDRHKFERTTELLKRDIEEDPENPRPHHFLAASYLAERMYRPAAESAEKAIDLFEKKRMVPHNYLWSLYIAAASRHNLGEDEKAEGHCLKAISFFPDHLDSHFILSGIYMKKDDSALFRKHRDAYLAIHKEIETDPSRFGEIVHNSFGALWLVNLWSGVMALSAGSPAEAEDHFQRSRDLCGSELHFHLELARVFWTKNMPGEAEKEYWKVLELDPGNTEQFLELGHLLERSGQRRKQRSALEKFLVQTTPDRGLLLALAPAYLEWGHPEIAASLFQQVLDRDPHDPEARINLGLCLVEMGKFEKARRIALGYIEEGGDLLLPAYRVLGLSEYYGGDLSRAFDAFIEMTHIDPDLVEPYVYLSRIALEKADIETCILYCDNLLRLLNLERDIVLHSLPELGTQFVRIAESLTARSAPALARVCLDTARVLAAVKPPADPSPAFP
- a CDS encoding DUF115 domain-containing protein yields the protein MKPLDPWEKQVDYLERNLDVLGKRDPVLARLVREADPPPEMKVFPSVSGAPTLFYVNGNGKGHFINSPKDPEREVLTLLGGKAFPGTEATVLLGMGLGYLPREIRARMSPGHDLFIVCHDPGVLKLSFTHLDLRDVIEDTRIRFCTGMDSTAFPESLREILPKVISGALKKLVYTPATTISPGYYRDIEAGVDAYAGDIKASIVSFKEQIPARLENLFNNIGALLQAASAKSLQGLFPKIPAVVVSAGPSLDKNISLLKEAVNGSVVICVDAALRSLFKAGVVPHVAATLDILPSNIRKVEGLSPVELEKVSLVFAPEAFPDVIKKFKGPRFFVNAQNTFSNWLVGLLGDLPDFPRMSTVSHLAFVAARHLGCDPIILAGFDFSFPEGRHHVTGSARTWAPDLTGWDLIEIEDVHGGRVKTFNHFIFMLRLLEREISRTDAQCIDATEGGALIRGTRVMTMGEALNEFLAPDSVDVYDSLRLVFSKNRTRGRQGLRDGLEWMNREMEFTERIVRQAIDLIRGPIRGGVLRSLQELRNRVLERNTFDILGDFLTDLLLFESIHDKGKHGDAKASPGCSQEELKAYAFFFRELEKALDTIRPRLRECRIP
- a CDS encoding glycosyltransferase family 4 protein, whose translation is MDDPPIYISMPRGVNFGWGVCGIHLTLNLADLVRVTYITDPFTLEDIGDSSQYERLSSLWRPVDDLPACRDLSETRCLDHPVLQAIEGKTLRPLYMKVKAPRVIGYTFFETPFLDPDQVAWANDYYDVVAAGSTWCREVLENQGVRNTATVIQGVDPALFRHESRERTDHRDKFVVFSGGKLELRKGQDLVIRAFKVLQDRHEDVLLVNSWFNLWDASLMTMRFSPYITFYMPKGGYFHAVSRLMEVNGIDPQKVLTLPPLPHARMPEIYSNTDCGLFPNRCEGGTNLVLMEYMACGGAAIASMSSGHRDIITTDNSLPITTLKAFTMKDREGRVIEQWDDPSLEEIVEKLEWAYHHRDDLKKIGRKAAQSMEGYTWRKAAEEFHYLLTGDR
- a CDS encoding tetratricopeptide repeat protein; the protein is MNEIGIGDQVRMGENLFAEGMLEEAERVFLSILKEDPKNKDGLNNLGVIAHHRQDFDKARKYFLQALRVDPFYQDAIDNLILVQQSCREGTAPLIEERGICPENKHEGPGGSVPCGFRENENPWELSSDGAPFRETGVPWKFYTSPGVIHHAEKVRKMLGLEHYVPSLHSREPVWFFGLYFDQDFLQVLAHQGRKILNWRGSDALKLKGNQARIEILEKVEALHVCQSERQQAILRELGLKAVVRPMLNGDPRAYWVTPFPDGETMLLVFWRRGIDDFIQADLFFEIAARCPDVIFHIVGDEDPDRFNRPGMENLLFHGFVSEETLEDLMDRCKGTLRPWISDGTPNIQTIMLLKGRYAAHSCRFEKVTQCRTADDYVEWIQWLKNVKEPNLEAREWWLDKLNNFDFLQPDFDPEKAHETP
- a CDS encoding glycosyltransferase family 9 protein; protein product: MRFLCVNKSARANIFGQEYELKPLDPRLQNIEDILVTDNFSASELFKRHPDVLLNLSFDRGRCKGFPRMVNTVSDIDRPGNVLILRNGGIGDHVLFLPALRIFRRCFPRGSKIWLSTQKEKHPIFTDNRDIDRLLSLPLRLDILLQVDYLIDFSERDDLNKFTRLHMTDYFLDFLSIDYTRIKDKAPRISWDPSRSPGISKTFEQAEDPSRPRVLLNWTASNALREFPPEKLLFLVETFKEVGFVVAQQKALEARTRELLRPYGDKVLDLTAMMRSLDDYLSVIALCDAVVTTDTAAYHLAEALGKPSLVLFGPTRDELWIRYYKRVKPLRAAYSGSTCRSPCGIVKSLEGCPESRLKGTSFSPCLMAIPRERIRLAFTELLQDTGS
- a CDS encoding glycosyltransferase family 1 protein gives rise to the protein MNICIYKHRPRADVTIRILEAYKEALERLGHRVFTLSHDAGEATPEEVRKLAVRFVDFNADLALCYGFSAMPKIGGGYFFRKHGIPLVLLCFENPFFGLDNELIQEIRSHPDYYHFFVWDSWYLDKLRELFKNCHPIRHAARIKDPAWDPALTPPVFEREVAFVGHIPDFVQMRRERLESRNPFNPVIDELMLMKMRSPGSDLFGLLNDFLKNPPGSGATKPRLSWTDPLLHREIIFPLYAEGLGRYRYVLLNCLHNFPLHYFGDLRWEASHVTFHPPVDYFEELPDIYRSTVVNLDIPPFQSIDSIDNRFFDAGAAGGLLLTRGSHELTSVFTEADEITYGSVEELEEKIRFYLEHHNERNQTAAALFRCVSADHTYEHRCRYLLETLFKSTGA
- a CDS encoding glycosyltransferase family 4 protein — translated: MTGTIYYLCPDFAPPSAGTRRLYRHVFHLNRLGFNAAILHRKRGFVLSWHGYKVPVLWLEDSPKVQREDVLVFPEGMAALMKQTKDLPCLRIAIALNWAYIYINLPMGEDWKDYGITRAITPSPLIKDFLEWSMGLKVTLIGNYVDTTRYHYDPKRKKNRICYTARKDLPGAILNSIFSKREEIAGKYDWIRLEDMEEEEYARHLVESRIFLAASTQEGMPTSILEAMASGCLVLGFSGIGGNDYMVGSGRNRNCILVENGNLPKLGKALESLLSDLERDEGAYDAMLKNGIETASRFRDLEKEGESLRDFFLSLGVTPRADSHDPILGAVS